CAGTGGGACGAGTCGCGGCAGAAGGAGGCCGGCGCGTCCGCCGCGCCGAGCCCCACACCGACGAGCGGGGACGTGCAGAGCGCCGGGGGCGCCATTCCGGCCGACTGGCAGCGTCGCGTCGACCCCGTGGGCTTCAGCCTCTACCTGCCCAAGGGCTGGAAGCGGGAGGTCTACGGCGTCGAGGGCGACCTCACCCAGATCGACTACACACCGGACGGCGGCAAGCACTTCGTCCGTATCGCCGTCGACACCTCGCCGGACTACAACGACCCGTACGCGCACCAGCTCGACCTGGAACAGCAGATCCAGGGGCTGCACAAGTACCAGCGTGTGAGCCTGGAGAAGGACCTCTACCGGGACCGCCAGGGGGCCCGGTGGGAGTACACGTGGACCGCGCTGGCGAAGGACCCGCCGTATCACCCCGGGCCGCGCCGGGCTGTGGACGAGACGTACATGTCCCGGGACGGCGTCGAGTACGCGATCTACATGTCCTCGCCCGCCAAGGACTGGCCGACCACACGCAAGCAGTTCAAGGCGGTGCTGCAGGGCTGGCAGGAGAAGGCGGGCTGATCCCGCTCGTGTTGTGACGGTCCTCGTTTTGGCCGGTCGCCGCCCCGGAGGGGCCCCGTCCGGTGCGGCATGATGAGGCGCATGGGGACCGAGGGGGACAACGTCCGTGTGATCGCGGGCCGTTACCGGCTCGAGGTACGGCTCGGGCGCGGTGGTATGGGCGTGGTGTGGCGGGCGACCGACCAGCTGCTCGGCCGGCAGGTGGCGGTCAAGGAACTCCCCCTGGACGAGACCCTCTCCGCGGCCGAGGCCCGGCGGCAGCGCGACCGCACCCTGCGCGAGGCACGCGCGGTCGCCCAGTTGAGCCACCCGCACATCGTCGTCGTCCACGATGTCGTCGAGGACGACGAACGCCCGTACATCGTCATGGAGTTGATCAACGGCAGCTCGCTCGCCGACCGGATCGCCACCCGAGGCCCGGTCGACGCCGCCGAGGCCGCCCGGATCGGCATCGCCCTGCTGGGCGCGCTGGGCGCGGCGCACGCGGCCGGGGTCCTGCACCGCGACCTCAAGCCCGCGAACGTCCTGATCGAGGACGGCACCCCCGGCGACGCCATCGACGGCACCGGCCGTATCGTCCTCACCGACTTCGGCATCGCCCAGGTCGCGGGCGCCACCACGCTCACCGAGAGCGGGTCCTTCGTCGGCTCGCCCGAGTACACCGCGCCCGAACGCATCTCCGGGGCCGGCACCGGACCCGAGTCCGACCTGTGGTCGCTCGGCGCGCTGCTGTGCACGGCTCTGAGCGGCGAATCGCCGTTCCGGCGTGACTCGTTGGGCGGCATCCTGCACGCGGTCGTGTCGGCCGAGGTACGGCCGCCCGCGCAGGCGGCGCCGATCCTCCCCGTCGTACGGGGCCTTCTCGAACGCGACCCGGACCGACGGCTCGACGCGGCACAGGCCGAGTGGATGCTGCGGGCCTTCCTGGACACGGGCCGTATGCCGAAACGGTTCGGTGCGAGGGACCGACGGGGGTACCCCCGGCGCGGGGCGCTGGTGAGCGCGTTGCTGGTCGCCGCGATGGCGGGGGCGGGCGTGTCCGCGCTGGCGCTGCTAATGGACCGGGACGGGGACGGGGGTGTGGTGCCCCCGAGTTCGCCGCCGGAGGCTTCCGTCAGTACGCCGAGCACGCCGAGCACGCCGAGCACGCCGAGTACGCCGAGCACGCCGAGCACGCCGAGCACGCCGAGTACGCCGAGTACGCCGAGTACGCCGAGTACGCCGAGTAGCCCGGGTTCGCCCGGTACGCCGAGTTCGCCGACGCCCTCGGGTACGTCCCCCTCGCTCAGCCCCAGCACCACCCCCAGCCCCAGCCCCAGCCCCAGCTCCAGTCCTTCCGGCCCTGCCTCCACGAACCACGCGTAAAGGGGAGATAAGCGGCAGTTCGAGTCACGGCTCTGTGACTGGAAAGCACCAGACCTGGAAGCGGAAGCGCTTGGCGCGATATGGATGAACCCATGAGCAGCAACGGGGGAGCCCCTTACGGGTCCGACGAACCAACGAGTTTCGCTCTGCAACCGCCGAACCCGCCTGCGGCGATGCCGCACCCCAACAACCCGTACGCGACGCCCACACAGGTCGTCCCACCCCAGGTTCAGCCCCAACCCCGGCCCGAGCAGGACCCCGGCACCGGCCGACTGATAGCGGGTCGCTACCGGTTGCTCGCCAAGCTCGGGCACGGCGGCATGGGTACGGTGTGGCGGGCCAAGGACGAGACGGTGGACCGCGAGGTCGCCGTCAAGGAACCCCGCGTCCCGGACCATCTTCCTGAACGTGAACGTGCGAACGCCTTCGAGCGCATGCGTCGGGAGGCTCGTGCGGCGGCCCGGCTCGACCACCCCGCCGTGGTCAACGTGCACGACGTGGCGGTCGTGGACGGCCAGCCGTGGATCGTGATGGAGCTGGTGCAGGGCCGTTCGCTGGGCGACGCGTTGCAGGAGGGCACCCTCGGGGCCCGGGAAGCGGCGAGAATCGGCCTGGAAGTGCTCGGCGCGCTGGAGGCCGCGCACGCGGCGGGCATCCTGCACCGTGACGTCAAGCCGGACAACGTCCTCCTCGGCCGCCACGACCGTGTCGTCCTCACCGACTTCGGCATCGCGCAGATCGAGGGCGAGACCAACCTGACCGACACCGGCGGTTTCGTCGGCTCGCCCGAATACATCGCGCCGGAGCGGGTGCTGGGCCAGCGCCCCGGCCCGGCGAGCGACCTCTGGTCCCTCGGTGTCGTCCTGTACGCGGCGACGGAGGGCGTCTCCCCGTTCCGCCGCAGCAACACCCCCGCCACCCTCCAGTCCGTCCTCAACGCCTCGCCCGCGCCGCCCGCCGCCGCGCAGGGCCCCCTCGCCGAGGCCATCAACGGCCTGCTCCAGAAGGATCCGGCGCGCCGCCCGAACGCCGCCCAGGTCCGTGACCTGCTGGAACGGACCGCGAACCCGCCGGCGCAGGCTCCCACACAGATCGTCCACACCGCCGGGCCCGGTGCCGTCAACGCCACCGCCACTGCCACCGCCGCCGCCACCGGCATCCGGCTCGGCCGCAAGGCACTGCTCGGCCTCGGTGCCGCGGTCGTCGCCGCGGCGGTGGCGGCGTACCTGGTGATCGCGGATCCGTTCGCGGGACCGCTGCCCGACGGCTGGAAGACGAAGTCCGAGAGGGACGTCGCCGCCACGCTGGCGGTGCCCGCCGACTACCAGCGCTCGGTGCCCGACCGGGAGACCGACAAGGGCCACTGGGTGTCGTACACCGACTACAGCGGCAGCATCTGGATCGGCCTGACCCTGTACAAGAAGTCCGAGGACACCGGCAGCAACATCGCGGGCTCCGCGGCCGCCGAGATGTACGACGACGACGCCGAGTTCAAGCAGAGCGGCAGCTACGAACTCGACATGCCCTCGGGCCCGAAGACGAAGACCGAGCCCAAGGACACCACGTACGAGGGCAAGAAGGCCGCCGAGACCAAGGTCGTCTACACCACCGACGACACCCAGGACCCCCGCCCCCGCGAGCTGAGGATCTTCTACTACAAGAGCTCCGCCGGCGACATGTACAAGCTCACCATCAGCTACCCGGGCAAGGGCGATTTCACGGAGCGGGGCCGCGAGGTGGCGCAGACGGCCATCGCGAACCTGGACGTCGACAAGCTGTAAGAGACCTAGAGACCTAGAGACCTAGAGACCTAGAGACCTAAGAGACCTAAGAGACCTAAGAGACCTTCACGGTCCGTCACTTCACCTTGCCGACCAGCGCCTTCACCAGCTCGGTCTTCGCCACCAGCAACGCGAACCGCTGCTTGCCTGCGTCCGGAGCGGGCTTGGCGTACCGGGGCATGCCCCGTCTGCGCCACTTGGCCGTGGCGAACCTCTCCGGGAGGGCGGGCAGCGGCACCGACCAGTCACCGAGCCGGAGTTCGCCGGTCCAGACACCCGTGGACAGCTCGGCGACGTCCACGCGGGCGGTGAAGAGGTCGGTGTGCGGGGTGCGTGCGGCGGGGACGACGGCTCTCTCGTCGCGGTCGTTCGTCAGTACGACGGTCAGGTCCCCGTCGGGATACGCGTCGAGCCCGCTGTGCCCGGTGACCACCAGCTGAGTGGGGTAACTGGCCGACCAGCGCAGCGAGTCCACGGCGAGACGCCGGGCCACCTTGTGCTTCTTCTCGCCCAGGTAGAGCGTGAAGTTGCCGTACGGCTTGGTGGTGTAGAGCGTGACCGCGCGCAGGCCGCCGGGCGTGGCGACGACACGCGTGCGTGCCGCCGGGGAGACGGCGTCGGACCGCTTGCTGCCGACGCGGGCCTCGCGGGAGACGCTCTGGGCGCCGACGGCGAGGGAGATGTCCCACAGGCCGTCGACGAGGGGCCGGCCATCGGCAGCGGTGGTGATGTCGACCTCGGCCTCGAAGCCCGCGTTCTCGTACCGGAACCGCCCCCCGTCCTCGTCGGCACCCAGGCCGGGCGTCGCGGTGTGCGTGACGGGCAGCCGGTACTCGGTACCGCTGTCGCGCTCGCGCAGGACGAGTTCGGTGGTGACGTCGTGGGTCTCCACGCGGTGGAGGTGGGCGTGTCCGGCCAGCCGCAGGGCGGTGCCGCGGAGTTCGGCGCGAGTGATGTGGTGGCGGACGCCGAGCTGGTCGGTGACGTCGTAGCAGCTGTCGGGGACGGCGTGGGCGGGGTCGCGGAGGAAGGGGTAGCGGGCGTAGGCACGGCCGTTGTCGCACAGGAGCGGGGCCGCCTGGAGGCGCTCCGGGTCCTCCTCGAAACGGATCAGTTCCAGCACCTCGTCGAGCATCCGGTGCCGGATGAGGTGCAGTCGCAGCCGGGACATGGCCGAGAGCCGCTCGTTCATTCCCTCGTGCCACAGCGGGGCGATGATCTCGGCGAGCCGGTCGAGGGCCTTCTCCTGGGTGGCACGGGATTCGTGCGGCAGGTAGTCGAGGAGCTGCTGCACCTCGACGGTCAGATGCCGGTGGGCCAGGTGGTCGCGGCCGGGGCCGGGCGGCACGTTCTCCAGAACCATGTCGATCACCCGCGGCAGGAACGTCAGCCGGGGCTCCGTGCCCCCGTTCCGCAAGGTGATGTTGCCGCTGTCCTCGCGCTCCACCCAGTACAGGCAGTCGTAGTCGGCGAGGACCGAGATGCCGGACGCGTGGAAATAGGCCGGGCCCACGAAGAGCTGGTCCTCGCCGATACTCAGATCCGTGGGGAAGCGCAGCCCGAGCCGCTCCAGCAGCTCCCGGCGGAAGAGCTTCATCGGGTTGAGCGTCCAGTACACGCGCGAGGCGAAGACGTCCGTCTTCGGCTGGTCGCGCTGGAACATCGACTTGGGCGCGCCCCGGCCGCCGACGCCGATCATCTTGCCGAGGACGATGTCGGTGCCATTCTCCTCGGCCATGGCCACCATGCGCTCCAGGGCCTGGGGGCCCAGGTAGTCGTCGGCGTCGAGGAAGAAGACGAACTCGCCCCGAGCCTGGTCGAGTCCCTTGTTGCGCGGGTCCGACGGGCCGCCGGAGTTCTCCTGGTGGCTGACCGTCAGCAGACCCGGATGGACCTCGGACAGCCGGTCGAGCTCCTTCGCCGTGCCGTCGGTGGAACCGTCGTCGACGACGATGACCTGTAACGCGTCCTGGCCGATGCTCTGTTCGGCGACAGAGGTGATGCAGCGCGTCACATAGGGCATCGCGTTGTAGGCGGCGATGATCACCGAAACGGTGGGGTCGGCCATCGTCACGTTCTCCCAGGGCGCACCGAAAAGAAATGTGAAGATATCATGAGAAGTGCGTACATGCTGTGTTCAGCAGCCTTGTGGCGAGGGTCGCTGCCCCTGTTCATACGGAACGCCGCGCCCTGTCGTTCAAACGACAGCCGGCTCGGGCGCTCGTGACGCGGGCCCCGCGTCGACAACGAGCCGCCCCGCACGGTACTCATGGGACATGAGCAACGACGGGGACGGCGCGGACCCCAAGGGCGTGCTGCTCGACGGGCGCTACCGGCTGATCGAGCGCATAGGGGCCGGCGAGACGGGCACCGTCTGGCGGGCGCGTGACGAGCTCGTGGAGCGCGAAGTCGCCGTGAAGCAGCCGCGGTTGCCGGGTGATCCGGAGGACGAGGAGCACCGCCGCGCCGCCCACCGCCTCTACCGCGAGGCCCGCGCCGCCGCCCGCGTCCGCCATCCCGCCGCCGTCTCCATCCACGACGTCGTCGTCGAGGGGGAGGACGGACTCCCCTGGATCGTCATGGAGTTGATCCACGGCGAGTCCCTGCACGAAGCCCTCCGCCGCGGCCCGCTGCCGCCCGCGGAGGCCGCCCGCATCGGCCTCGCCGCCCTCGGCGCCCTGCGCGCCGCGCACGCCGTCGGCATCGTGCACCGGGACATCAAACCAGCCAACGTCCTGCTCGGCGCCGATCGCCGGGTCGTCCTCACCGACTTCGGCATCGACCACGTCCAGGGCGAGGTCCAGGGCGAGGTCCAGGGCGAGGTCCAGGGCGAGGAATCCCTCACCGCCACCGGCGAGTTCGTCGGCTCGCTGGAGTTCGTCGCCCCCGAGCGGACGGCGGACACCGGCGCCGGCCCCGCCTCCGACCTGTGGTCCCTGGGCGTCCTGCTGTACGCCGCCGTCGAAGGCGATTCCCCTTTCCGCCGTACGACAGCGGAGGCCACCCTCGCCGCGATAGTCGCCGCCGACCCGCCCGAGCCGAAGCGGTCCGGTCCCCTCGGACCGCTGATCACGGGGCTGTTGACGAAGGAACCCGAGCGGCGACCGGACGCGGAGGAGGTCGCGCGGGTACTGGAGGAGGTGGCCGGGGAGCGGGGCGAGGAGCAGGATGCGGAGGGCGCCGTACCGGAAAACGTGGCCGCCGATGTCGTACCCCCGCCCGATCCCGATCCCGATCCCGATTCCGATCCCGATCCCGATCCCGATCCCGATCCCGATCCCGATCCCGATCCCGATCCCGATCCCGATTCCGATCCCGATTCCGATCTCGATTCCGACCCCGAGCCCACAACCGAGCCGTCGCAGACTCCCAGGCGCCGCACCCTCCTTCGCACGGCCGTCCCCTTCCTCGGCGTCCTTCTCGCCGGCGTCATATGGCTCGGCACCTCGTTCGCCGACGGCACGGCCGGACAGGACGGCTGGGTCGCCCACCGGGAGCAGGCGATGAGCACCGTCCTCTATCTCCCCCGGCACTACAGGTGGATGTCCGAGGTGGGCGAAGCGGGCGACGCGTCCCGTCTGGCCGTCTACAGCGACGGGAACGCGATCCAGGTCCATCTCACCGAGCGGGACAAGGCGCCCGGCTCTCCCATGACCGAGGCGCGGGGAACGGCGAGGGGCTGGGAGGGACACGAGCGGACCACCGGCCAGTACACCCCGACCACATTCCACGGCCACGAGGCCGCCCTCTCCGACGTCACCTACGACCCGCACGGCAGGCCGACCCGCGTGATGCGGCTGATCGTCCGCACCGACGACAGCCGTATGTACGAACTGCGCGTGGACATGCCCAAGGGAACGCCGGACGAGAAGAATGGCGCGGCGGTGTTCGAGACGGCCCGTGACCGGCTTGAGCTCGCAGACGACTGAGTCACAACCGGACCGCTGCCCACCGACCCTGGTCAACGCCCTGATCAGCACGTTTGTTGCCAGTGACCACTGGCGCCCTGTGCGTACTCGGTGAATCCCTGTTACCGGCGGGTACCAAAAGTCTCCGCTCCGGCATACCCTGCGGCTCATGACGGACGCGCAGGCCCCGGCCAAGACCGGCACGAACCCCATCGCCCCCGCCCCGGCGGGCGCCCGTACCGCCGCCGACGTGGTCACCCCCGAGCTGGTCGCCCAGCTCACCAAGGGTGTGGTCGGATCCGGCCGGACCGCCAACCACACACCGTTCACCGGCGAGAAGCTCGCGGACCTGCCCGAGTCCACGCCCGAGGACGTACTGAAGGCCTACGAGGCGGCCCGCAAGGCGCAGTCCGTGTGGGCCCGGACGCCCGTACGGCAGCGCGCCGCCGTCCTGCTCCGCTTCCACGACCTGATCCTGGAACGCCAGGCCGAGGTCCTCGACCTGATCCAGCTGGAGACCGGCAAGGCACGTCTGCACGCCCACGAGGAGGTGCAGGCCGTCGCGGTGGCGGCCCGGCACTACGGCCGCAGGGCCACCGCGTACCTGAGGCCGAAGCGGCACACGGGTGCGGTACCGATGCTGACGAAGGTCACCGAACTCCGCCACCCACGAGGTGTCGTGGGTCAGATCGCCCCCTGGAACTACCCCCTGGAGCTGTCGGTCGGCGACGCGCTCCCGGCGTTCGTCGCGGGCAACGCGGTCGTGATGAAGCCCGACACGGAGACCTGCCTCACCGCGCTCTGGGCCCGTGACCTGCTGATCGAGGCCGGTCTGCCCGCCGACGTCTTCCAGGTCGTCCTCGGCGAGGGCCCGGTCGTCGGCCCCGAGGTCGTCAGGCACGCCGACTACGTCTCCTTCACCGGCTCCACCCGAACCGGCCGCGAGGTCGCCCAGGGCGCCGCCGCCCGCATGATCGGCGTCTCCCTCGAACTCGGCGGCAAGAACGCGATGCTGGTCCTCGAGGACGCGGACGTGGAGAAGGCCGCGGCAGGTGCCGTCCGCGCCTGCTTCTCCTCCGCGGGCCAACTCTGCATCTCCATCGAGCGGTTGTACGTCCACGAGTCGATCGCCGACGCCTTCGTCGAGCGCTTCGCCGCCCGGACGAAGGCGATGCGGCTCGGCACGTCGCTGGCGTACGGCGCAGACATGGGCTCGCTGGTGGGAGAGCGCCAGCTGGAGACGGTCACCCGGCATGTGGAGGAGGCCGTGGCCAAGGGCGCGAAGGTCGTCGCCGGCGGGGTGGCCCGCCCGGACATCGGCCCGTACTTCTTCGAGCCGACGATCCTCGACGGCGTGACGGAGCCGATGTCCGTCTGCACGGAGGAGACCTTCGGCCCGGTCGTGTCGATCTACCGTTTCAGGACGGAGGACGAGGCGGTGGAACTCGCCAACTCCACGCCGTACGGCCTGAATTCCTCGGTCTGGACGAAGGACGGCCGCCGCGGCCGCGAGATCGCCGCCCGCCTGCGCACGGGAACCGTGAACGTCAACGAGGGCTACGCGGCCGCGTACGGCAGCCTCCAGTCCCCGATGGGCGGCATGAAGGACTCCGGCCTGGGCCGCCGCCACGGCTCCGAGGGCATCCTCAAGTACACGGAGGCCCAGACGGTGGCGCAGCAGCGGCTGCTGCCGCTGGCGCCGGCACTGGGGATGGACGACGAGAAGTACGCCCAGTTCATGAGCCGCAGCCTGCGGGTGATGAAGGCGTTCCGGTTGCGGTAACAGGCTCTTCGGCCGCTCTCCCGGCCGCTCTCCCGGCCGCTCTCCCGGCCGGTCTCTCGGCCGGCTCGCACGGACACTCAACGAGGAGAACACGTGCCCCAGGACGCATACGACTATGACGCATACGACTACGACGTCATCGTCGTCGGCTCAGGGTTCGGCGGTTCCGTCACCGCCCTGCGCCTGACCGAAAAGGGCTACAAGGTCGGCGTCCTGGAGGCCGGCCGCCGCTTCACCCCCGAGACCCTCCCCAAGAACTCCTGGGACCTGAAGAACTACCTCTGGGCCCCCAAGCTCGGCATGTTCGGACTCCAGCGCATCCACCTGCTCGGCAACGTCATGGTCCTGGCCGGCGCGGGCGTGGGCGGCGGCTCCCTCAACTACGCCAACACCCTCTACGTACCGCCGAAGCCGTTCTTCGAGGACCCGCAGTGGCGGGACATCACGGACTGGCAGCAGGAGCTGAAGCCGTACTACGACCAGGCGCGGCGCATGCTCGGCGTACGCCTCAACCCGACGATGACCCCCTCCGACGTGCACCTGAAGGCGGCCGGGGAGCGGATGGGTGTCGGCGACACCTTCCACATGGCGCCGGTCGGCGTGTTCTTCGGGGACGGCGAGGACGCCGACGGCTCGGTGAAGGCACGGCCGGGCGAGCGGGTGGCCGACCCGTACTTCGGCGGCGCGGGCCCGGCCCGCAGGGCCTGCAACGAGTGCGGCGAGTGCATGACCGGCTGCCGTCACGGCGCGAAGAACACCCTCAACGAGAACTACCTGTACCTCGCCGAGAAGGCGGGCGCGGTCGTGCACCCCCTGACGACGGTGGTCTCGATCACGGACGACTCGCAGGGCGGCTA
The nucleotide sequence above comes from Streptomyces sp. NL15-2K. Encoded proteins:
- a CDS encoding serine/threonine-protein kinase gives rise to the protein MSNDGDGADPKGVLLDGRYRLIERIGAGETGTVWRARDELVEREVAVKQPRLPGDPEDEEHRRAAHRLYREARAAARVRHPAAVSIHDVVVEGEDGLPWIVMELIHGESLHEALRRGPLPPAEAARIGLAALGALRAAHAVGIVHRDIKPANVLLGADRRVVLTDFGIDHVQGEVQGEVQGEVQGEESLTATGEFVGSLEFVAPERTADTGAGPASDLWSLGVLLYAAVEGDSPFRRTTAEATLAAIVAADPPEPKRSGPLGPLITGLLTKEPERRPDAEEVARVLEEVAGERGEEQDAEGAVPENVAADVVPPPDPDPDPDSDPDPDPDPDPDPDPDPDPDPDSDPDSDLDSDPEPTTEPSQTPRRRTLLRTAVPFLGVLLAGVIWLGTSFADGTAGQDGWVAHREQAMSTVLYLPRHYRWMSEVGEAGDASRLAVYSDGNAIQVHLTERDKAPGSPMTEARGTARGWEGHERTTGQYTPTTFHGHEAALSDVTYDPHGRPTRVMRLIVRTDDSRMYELRVDMPKGTPDEKNGAAVFETARDRLELADD
- a CDS encoding glycosyltransferase family A protein is translated as MADPTVSVIIAAYNAMPYVTRCITSVAEQSIGQDALQVIVVDDGSTDGTAKELDRLSEVHPGLLTVSHQENSGGPSDPRNKGLDQARGEFVFFLDADDYLGPQALERMVAMAEENGTDIVLGKMIGVGGRGAPKSMFQRDQPKTDVFASRVYWTLNPMKLFRRELLERLGLRFPTDLSIGEDQLFVGPAYFHASGISVLADYDCLYWVEREDSGNITLRNGGTEPRLTFLPRVIDMVLENVPPGPGRDHLAHRHLTVEVQQLLDYLPHESRATQEKALDRLAEIIAPLWHEGMNERLSAMSRLRLHLIRHRMLDEVLELIRFEEDPERLQAAPLLCDNGRAYARYPFLRDPAHAVPDSCYDVTDQLGVRHHITRAELRGTALRLAGHAHLHRVETHDVTTELVLRERDSGTEYRLPVTHTATPGLGADEDGGRFRYENAGFEAEVDITTAADGRPLVDGLWDISLAVGAQSVSREARVGSKRSDAVSPAARTRVVATPGGLRAVTLYTTKPYGNFTLYLGEKKHKVARRLAVDSLRWSASYPTQLVVTGHSGLDAYPDGDLTVVLTNDRDERAVVPAARTPHTDLFTARVDVAELSTGVWTGELRLGDWSVPLPALPERFATAKWRRRGMPRYAKPAPDAGKQRFALLVAKTELVKALVGKVK
- a CDS encoding serine/threonine-protein kinase produces the protein MSSNGGAPYGSDEPTSFALQPPNPPAAMPHPNNPYATPTQVVPPQVQPQPRPEQDPGTGRLIAGRYRLLAKLGHGGMGTVWRAKDETVDREVAVKEPRVPDHLPERERANAFERMRREARAAARLDHPAVVNVHDVAVVDGQPWIVMELVQGRSLGDALQEGTLGAREAARIGLEVLGALEAAHAAGILHRDVKPDNVLLGRHDRVVLTDFGIAQIEGETNLTDTGGFVGSPEYIAPERVLGQRPGPASDLWSLGVVLYAATEGVSPFRRSNTPATLQSVLNASPAPPAAAQGPLAEAINGLLQKDPARRPNAAQVRDLLERTANPPAQAPTQIVHTAGPGAVNATATATAAATGIRLGRKALLGLGAAVVAAAVAAYLVIADPFAGPLPDGWKTKSERDVAATLAVPADYQRSVPDRETDKGHWVSYTDYSGSIWIGLTLYKKSEDTGSNIAGSAAAEMYDDDAEFKQSGSYELDMPSGPKTKTEPKDTTYEGKKAAETKVVYTTDDTQDPRPRELRIFYYKSSAGDMYKLTISYPGKGDFTERGREVAQTAIANLDVDKL
- a CDS encoding succinic semialdehyde dehydrogenase encodes the protein MTDAQAPAKTGTNPIAPAPAGARTAADVVTPELVAQLTKGVVGSGRTANHTPFTGEKLADLPESTPEDVLKAYEAARKAQSVWARTPVRQRAAVLLRFHDLILERQAEVLDLIQLETGKARLHAHEEVQAVAVAARHYGRRATAYLRPKRHTGAVPMLTKVTELRHPRGVVGQIAPWNYPLELSVGDALPAFVAGNAVVMKPDTETCLTALWARDLLIEAGLPADVFQVVLGEGPVVGPEVVRHADYVSFTGSTRTGREVAQGAAARMIGVSLELGGKNAMLVLEDADVEKAAAGAVRACFSSAGQLCISIERLYVHESIADAFVERFAARTKAMRLGTSLAYGADMGSLVGERQLETVTRHVEEAVAKGAKVVAGGVARPDIGPYFFEPTILDGVTEPMSVCTEETFGPVVSIYRFRTEDEAVELANSTPYGLNSSVWTKDGRRGREIAARLRTGTVNVNEGYAAAYGSLQSPMGGMKDSGLGRRHGSEGILKYTEAQTVAQQRLLPLAPALGMDDEKYAQFMSRSLRVMKAFRLR